Proteins from one Embleya scabrispora genomic window:
- a CDS encoding DeoR/GlpR family DNA-binding transcription regulator, protein MVRANGAVSLRELARVVQTSEVTVRRDVRALEAEGLLDRRHGGAVLPGGLSREPSYSQKTHLAAAEKAAMADLAVSLVDEGDAIVVGAGTTTQELARRLARIPGLTVVTNSLLVAQVLAHANRVEVVMTGGTLRGSSYALVGSGAEQALAGLRVRRAFVSGNGLTAERGLSTPNMLSASVDRALIQAAHEVVVMVDHTKIGVDTMFQTVAPERITHLVTDEDAPGPESEALAELGAQVHIAPLPQRAVPGARAEFNGERMRDMRVPGVMPDQ, encoded by the coding sequence ATGGTGCGGGCCAACGGAGCGGTGTCCCTACGGGAACTCGCCCGGGTGGTCCAGACGTCCGAGGTGACGGTTCGGCGGGACGTGCGGGCCCTGGAGGCCGAAGGGCTGCTCGACCGTCGGCACGGTGGGGCGGTGCTGCCCGGTGGGCTGTCCCGTGAGCCGAGCTATTCGCAGAAGACCCACCTCGCGGCGGCGGAGAAGGCGGCCATGGCCGACCTCGCGGTCTCCCTCGTCGACGAGGGGGACGCGATCGTCGTGGGCGCCGGCACCACCACGCAGGAGCTCGCCCGCAGGCTGGCCCGGATCCCCGGGCTGACCGTGGTCACCAACTCCCTCCTGGTCGCGCAGGTACTCGCCCACGCCAATCGGGTCGAGGTCGTGATGACCGGCGGCACGCTGCGCGGGTCGTCCTACGCGCTGGTCGGCAGCGGTGCCGAGCAGGCCCTCGCGGGTCTGCGTGTGCGTCGCGCGTTCGTGTCCGGCAACGGGCTCACCGCCGAGCGTGGCCTGTCCACCCCCAACATGTTGTCCGCGAGCGTGGACCGGGCCCTGATCCAGGCCGCGCACGAGGTCGTCGTCATGGTCGATCACACCAAGATCGGTGTGGACACCATGTTCCAGACGGTGGCCCCGGAGCGGATCACGCACCTCGTCACCGACGAGGACGCCCCCGGTCCGGAGAGCGAGGCGCTGGCCGAGCTGGGCGCGCAGGTGCACATCGCCCCCCTTCCGCAACGGGCCGTTCCCGGCGCCCGCGCGGAGTTCAACGGGGAGCGGATGCGCGACATGCGCGTCCCGGGGGTGATGCCCGACCAGTGA
- a CDS encoding acetyl/propionyl/methylcrotonyl-CoA carboxylase subunit alpha: MRKVLIANRGEIAVRVARACRDAGIASVAVYAEPDRDALHVRVADEAHALGGNTPAESYLDVAKVLGAARDSGADAVHPGYGFLSENAEFAQAVLDAGLTWIGPPPQAIRDLGDKVAARHIAQRAGAPLVAGTPDPVSGSAEVVEFAKANGLPIAIKAAFGGGGRGLKVARTLEEVPELYDSAVREAVAAFGRGECFVERYLDQPRHVETQCLADTHGNVVVVSTRDCSLQRRHQKLVEEAPAPFLTDEQNAELYRASKAILKEAGYVGAGTCEFLVGKDGTISFLEVNTRLQVEHPVTEEVTGIDLVREMFRIADGEELGYDDPPMRGHSFEFRINGEDPGRGFLPAPGEVTTWLPPSGPGVRLDSGVEQGSVIGPAWDSLLAKLIVTGRDRKQALQRAKRALDEFVVDGMATALTFHREVVVDPAFAPELGGSTEPFTVHTRWIETGFENTIAPFGGGADAAEEAAERETVVVEVNGRRFEVTLPAGLGASGAAPAAAKKAPKRGGAKKAGAAASGDALASPMQGTIVKVAVEEGQQVAEGELIVVLEAMKMEQPLNAHRAGTVKGLVAEVGATVTSGAVLCEIKD, encoded by the coding sequence GTGCGCAAGGTACTCATCGCCAACCGTGGGGAAATCGCGGTCCGCGTCGCCCGAGCATGCCGGGATGCCGGTATCGCCAGTGTGGCCGTCTATGCCGAGCCGGACCGGGATGCTCTGCACGTGCGGGTGGCCGACGAGGCCCACGCGCTCGGCGGGAACACTCCGGCCGAGAGCTACCTGGACGTGGCCAAGGTGCTGGGGGCCGCCCGGGACTCCGGCGCGGACGCCGTCCACCCCGGGTACGGATTCCTGTCGGAGAACGCGGAATTCGCCCAGGCCGTGCTGGACGCGGGCCTGACCTGGATCGGGCCGCCGCCGCAGGCGATCCGCGATCTCGGCGACAAGGTGGCCGCCCGGCACATCGCCCAGCGGGCAGGCGCGCCCCTGGTCGCCGGCACCCCGGACCCGGTCTCCGGTTCCGCCGAGGTCGTCGAGTTCGCGAAGGCCAACGGCCTGCCCATCGCCATCAAGGCCGCGTTCGGCGGTGGCGGGCGCGGACTGAAGGTGGCCCGCACCCTCGAAGAGGTCCCCGAGCTGTACGACTCGGCGGTGCGCGAGGCGGTGGCCGCGTTCGGCCGCGGCGAGTGCTTCGTCGAGCGCTACCTCGACCAGCCGCGGCACGTCGAGACCCAGTGCCTGGCCGACACCCACGGCAACGTCGTGGTCGTGTCCACCCGCGACTGCTCGCTCCAGCGCCGGCACCAGAAGCTGGTCGAGGAGGCGCCCGCGCCGTTCCTGACCGACGAGCAGAACGCCGAGCTGTACCGCGCGTCCAAGGCCATCCTCAAGGAGGCCGGCTACGTCGGCGCCGGGACCTGCGAGTTCCTGGTCGGCAAGGACGGCACGATCTCCTTCCTGGAGGTCAACACCCGGCTCCAAGTGGAGCACCCGGTCACCGAGGAGGTCACCGGCATCGACCTGGTCCGCGAGATGTTCCGGATCGCCGACGGCGAGGAGCTGGGCTACGACGACCCGCCGATGCGCGGGCACTCGTTCGAGTTCCGGATCAACGGCGAGGACCCGGGTCGCGGCTTCCTGCCCGCCCCCGGCGAGGTCACCACGTGGCTGCCGCCGTCCGGTCCGGGCGTGCGGCTGGACTCGGGCGTCGAGCAGGGTTCGGTGATCGGTCCCGCCTGGGACTCGCTCCTGGCCAAGCTGATCGTCACCGGTCGCGACCGCAAGCAGGCGCTCCAGCGGGCCAAGCGCGCGTTGGACGAGTTCGTCGTCGACGGCATGGCGACCGCGCTCACCTTCCACCGCGAGGTGGTGGTGGACCCGGCGTTCGCACCCGAGCTGGGCGGCTCGACCGAGCCGTTCACCGTACACACCCGGTGGATCGAGACCGGCTTCGAGAACACCATCGCCCCGTTCGGCGGCGGCGCGGACGCGGCCGAGGAGGCCGCCGAGCGCGAGACCGTCGTGGTCGAGGTCAACGGTCGACGGTTCGAGGTCACCCTCCCGGCGGGTCTGGGCGCGTCCGGCGCGGCTCCGGCCGCGGCGAAGAAGGCGCCCAAGCGCGGCGGCGCCAAGAAGGCCGGCGCCGCGGCGAGCGGCGACGCGCTGGCCAGCCCGATGCAGGGCACCATCGTCAAGGTCGCGGTGGAGGAGGGTCAGCAGGTCGCCGAGGGCGAGCTGATCGTGGTCCTGGAGGCCATGAAGATGGAACAGCCGCTCAACGCGCACCGCGCGGGCACGGTCAAGGGCCTGGTCGCGGAGGTCGGCGCGACGGTCACCTCCGGCGCGGTGCTCTGCGAGATCAAGGACTGA
- a CDS encoding winged helix-turn-helix transcriptional regulator → MVTIVESVGLPADVYSAKCATRQVLDHIAGKWTVLIVDVLRDGPMRYTELSRRIEGVSQKMLTQTLRGLETDGFVLRTVTPTIPPRVDYALTDLGRSLGEPIRALREWTETHINEIERARIEVAERKAAQGY, encoded by the coding sequence ATGGTGACCATCGTCGAATCGGTCGGCCTCCCCGCCGACGTCTACAGCGCCAAGTGCGCCACACGTCAGGTCCTGGACCACATCGCCGGCAAGTGGACGGTGCTGATCGTGGACGTCCTGCGCGACGGACCCATGCGCTACACGGAGTTGAGCCGCCGGATCGAGGGGGTGTCGCAGAAGATGCTCACCCAGACCCTGCGCGGCCTGGAAACGGACGGTTTCGTCCTGCGCACGGTGACCCCGACCATCCCGCCCCGGGTGGACTACGCGTTGACCGACCTCGGCCGCAGTCTGGGCGAGCCGATCCGCGCGCTGCGCGAGTGGACCGAGACGCACATCAACGAGATCGAACGGGCCAGGATCGAGGTCGCCGAACGCAAGGCGGCCCAGGGCTACTGA
- a CDS encoding purine-nucleoside phosphorylase — translation MNVLDSHDPYTAAAEAAESLQRITGAATHDIALVMGSGWVPAADMLGEPEHEFPVTALPGFPPPAVEGHAGTVRSLVIGDRRALVFLGRTHLYEGRGVASVAHGVRTAVAAGCKAVVLTNGCGGLRPSFVPGQPVLISDHINLTAASPIVGANFVDLTDLYSPRLRALCREVEPDLEEGVYVQFPGPHYETPAEIGMVRAIGGHLVGMSTTIEAIAAREAGAEVLGISLVTNLAAGMTGEPLNHEEVLAAGRASAERMGRLLTQVLPRI, via the coding sequence GTGAACGTATTGGATAGCCACGACCCGTACACGGCCGCCGCCGAGGCCGCCGAAAGCCTGCAGCGGATCACCGGTGCCGCGACGCACGACATCGCGCTCGTCATGGGCTCTGGCTGGGTGCCCGCCGCCGACATGCTGGGCGAGCCGGAACACGAGTTCCCGGTCACCGCGCTGCCCGGCTTCCCGCCGCCCGCCGTCGAGGGCCACGCCGGCACGGTCCGCTCGCTGGTCATCGGCGACCGGCGCGCGCTGGTGTTCCTCGGCCGCACCCACCTCTACGAGGGCCGGGGCGTCGCCTCGGTCGCCCACGGCGTGCGCACCGCGGTCGCCGCCGGCTGCAAGGCCGTCGTACTGACCAACGGCTGCGGCGGCCTGCGCCCGTCGTTCGTGCCCGGTCAGCCCGTACTGATCAGCGACCACATCAACCTCACCGCCGCGTCGCCCATCGTCGGCGCCAACTTCGTCGATCTGACGGACCTCTACTCGCCGCGGCTACGCGCGTTGTGTCGCGAGGTCGAGCCCGACCTCGAAGAGGGCGTGTACGTGCAGTTCCCCGGCCCGCACTACGAGACCCCGGCCGAGATCGGCATGGTCCGCGCGATCGGCGGGCACCTCGTCGGCATGTCCACCACGATCGAGGCGATCGCCGCGCGCGAGGCCGGCGCCGAGGTCCTGGGCATCTCCCTGGTCACCAACCTGGCCGCCGGCATGACCGGCGAACCGCTCAACCACGAAGAGGTCCTGGCCGCCGGACGCGCGTCCGCCGAGCGTATGGGCCGCCTGCTCACCCAGGTCCTGCCGCGCATCTGA
- a CDS encoding helix-turn-helix domain-containing protein, with the protein MSSGSTTVAGDRSAGPAARRTGGELIRHWRRHRRLSQLELSVEVAVSTRHLSFIETGRAVPSRDMVLRLAEYLDVPLRERNRMLLAAGHAPEYHESRLDAPELDPMPAVLRQILVGHGPYPAVIVDRAWNIVDATPSIAMFVEGVAPELLTEPLNAYRISLHPRGLAPRIVNLPQWRAHLLHRLRRQVAITGDPLTRELYDEVSGYPGGLDDEPPPGAGPGAPAIAMGIRHGGEVLSFVSTVATFGTAVDITVAELSIESFYPADRHTGRLLREWFGD; encoded by the coding sequence ATGAGTTCGGGATCCACGACCGTCGCCGGCGATCGGTCCGCCGGCCCCGCCGCCCGGCGCACCGGCGGCGAGCTGATCCGGCACTGGCGCCGGCACCGGCGCCTGAGCCAGTTGGAACTGTCCGTGGAGGTCGCGGTGTCCACCCGCCACCTGAGCTTCATCGAGACCGGTCGCGCGGTGCCCAGCCGGGACATGGTGCTGCGGCTGGCCGAGTATCTGGACGTGCCGCTGCGCGAGCGCAACCGCATGCTGCTGGCCGCGGGGCACGCGCCGGAGTACCACGAGAGCCGCCTGGACGCGCCGGAACTGGACCCGATGCCGGCCGTGCTGCGGCAGATCCTGGTCGGACACGGCCCGTACCCGGCGGTGATCGTGGACCGGGCGTGGAACATCGTCGACGCGACGCCGAGTATCGCGATGTTCGTCGAGGGTGTCGCCCCCGAACTGCTCACCGAGCCGCTGAACGCCTATCGGATCAGCCTGCACCCGCGAGGGCTCGCACCGCGGATCGTCAACCTGCCGCAGTGGCGCGCGCACCTGCTGCACCGACTGCGGCGCCAGGTCGCGATCACCGGCGATCCGCTGACCCGGGAGTTGTACGACGAGGTGAGCGGCTATCCCGGCGGCCTCGACGACGAGCCGCCGCCCGGCGCCGGCCCGGGCGCGCCGGCCATCGCGATGGGCATCCGGCACGGCGGGGAGGTGTTGTCCTTCGTCAGCACGGTGGCCACGTTCGGCACCGCGGTGGACATCACCGTCGCTGAGTTGTCGATCGAGTCGTTCTATCCGGCGGACAGGCACACCGGCCGGCTCCTGCGCGAGTGGTTCGGCGACTGA
- a CDS encoding GNAT family N-acetyltransferase, which produces MAEVFLRRLTRWQADQQRESVADTYVKSYGGDPSGRPEFLRRFADHIQQPGFEMVVANGGGDAAGCAYGFPPRAASGWWTGLHGELPVEIAEAAAAGKVFVVVDLMVVPQHRRQGLAGRMREKLLAGTDAGFAAARVPRDNSAAAAFRSWDWSMLGEWRPDPETAPADVWGCRLRP; this is translated from the coding sequence GTGGCAGAGGTGTTCTTGCGCCGGCTGACCCGTTGGCAGGCCGATCAACAACGGGAAAGCGTCGCGGATACATACGTCAAGTCCTACGGCGGGGATCCGTCGGGCCGCCCCGAATTCCTGCGGCGTTTCGCCGACCACATCCAACAACCCGGCTTCGAGATGGTCGTGGCGAACGGCGGCGGCGACGCCGCCGGTTGCGCCTACGGGTTCCCGCCGCGCGCGGCCAGTGGCTGGTGGACCGGACTGCACGGCGAACTGCCCGTGGAGATCGCGGAAGCGGCCGCGGCCGGGAAGGTGTTCGTGGTCGTCGACCTGATGGTCGTCCCGCAGCACCGCCGGCAGGGCCTGGCCGGGCGGATGCGGGAGAAGTTGCTCGCCGGCACCGACGCCGGCTTCGCCGCGGCCCGGGTGCCCCGGGACAACTCCGCCGCGGCCGCGTTCCGCTCCTGGGACTGGTCGATGCTCGGCGAGTGGCGACCGGATCCGGAGACCGCGCCCGCCGACGTCTGGGGCTGCCGGCTCCGCCCGTGA
- a CDS encoding proline-rich domain-containing protein: MAGGVVRKAYEAGAGFAEGRARRPEPVGRLSLEWVPGALLVVLATTGALVLLRAGLDPATPAAPAADPAAYGAEPTPMDAGGGSWSVWDLVAVLLPWAVPLVIGGIGLTDSVFTHRRGAVGGVLTIGLAGAALTTALDPIAAHYDGSQARWLGFVYLLRFGFAVQVLVGVVLWIHLAVPRHQAPLNAAFAATLAAAVPLLFVLGGHDVLEPMWESGAGLQTWLPLAAFGWLLILLPTGRILVPPGRGWQETEAGAQGGVFLLGLAGVGVAAATVVMGDDAPRVFGLWPVVALAGCLVAAVLTYRVDGVRSVAGALLAMAVGLAAFPAALFAWDRTQANPGLGLDGPGEYVPWLLGLAVAGVVGAVAARMLGAYAIGLAALALVLAEFIGPAAGSGHQLAVRCAGAAAIGVVIGGLRPEAAIAAFGLGAACGPVWPDLQAASADYGWVEWLTKKPGGVPLPLLVLAAIALPLAMFAGMRGTPAPPPRGPGPGPGPVGAPVGGGGPWAPNAYAESAPQPYLPQQPSGYGQPHVPQGGYGSPHVPQPQGGYGQPAGPAPQSGVDANLPPRPGDDTLHHPQSPGLPNLGPGPVRRDLNRTDAPEA, from the coding sequence ATGGCCGGCGGGGTGGTACGCAAGGCCTATGAGGCCGGCGCCGGATTCGCGGAGGGCCGCGCGCGGCGCCCGGAACCGGTGGGTCGACTGTCGCTGGAGTGGGTGCCGGGCGCGCTGCTCGTGGTGCTCGCCACCACCGGCGCGCTGGTGCTGCTCCGGGCGGGGCTGGATCCGGCGACGCCCGCCGCGCCCGCAGCGGATCCGGCCGCCTACGGGGCGGAGCCGACGCCGATGGACGCCGGCGGCGGGTCGTGGTCGGTGTGGGATCTGGTCGCGGTGTTGCTGCCGTGGGCCGTACCGCTGGTGATCGGCGGGATCGGGCTCACCGACAGTGTGTTCACCCACCGCCGGGGCGCGGTCGGCGGCGTGTTGACGATCGGCCTGGCCGGTGCCGCGCTGACCACCGCGCTCGACCCGATCGCGGCCCACTACGACGGTTCGCAGGCGCGTTGGCTGGGCTTCGTCTATCTGCTGCGGTTCGGCTTCGCGGTCCAGGTGCTGGTCGGTGTGGTGTTGTGGATCCACCTCGCGGTCCCGCGCCATCAGGCGCCGCTGAACGCCGCGTTCGCGGCGACGCTCGCGGCGGCGGTGCCGCTGCTGTTCGTGCTCGGTGGGCACGACGTGCTGGAGCCGATGTGGGAGTCGGGGGCCGGCCTGCAGACCTGGTTGCCGCTCGCCGCGTTCGGCTGGTTGCTGATCCTGCTGCCCACCGGCCGGATCCTGGTGCCGCCCGGGCGGGGCTGGCAGGAGACCGAGGCCGGGGCCCAGGGCGGGGTGTTCCTGCTCGGCCTGGCCGGGGTCGGGGTGGCCGCGGCGACCGTGGTGATGGGTGACGACGCGCCCAGGGTGTTCGGCCTGTGGCCGGTGGTCGCGCTGGCCGGCTGCCTGGTCGCGGCGGTGCTGACCTATCGGGTCGACGGCGTGCGCTCGGTGGCGGGCGCGCTGCTCGCGATGGCGGTCGGGCTGGCCGCCTTCCCGGCCGCGCTGTTCGCGTGGGACCGCACACAGGCCAATCCGGGCCTGGGCCTGGACGGACCGGGCGAATACGTGCCGTGGCTGCTCGGCCTCGCAGTCGCCGGTGTCGTGGGGGCGGTGGCGGCGCGCATGCTCGGGGCGTACGCGATCGGCCTCGCGGCGCTCGCCCTGGTCCTGGCCGAGTTCATCGGCCCGGCGGCCGGGTCCGGACACCAGCTGGCGGTGCGCTGTGCGGGTGCGGCGGCGATCGGCGTGGTGATCGGCGGTCTGCGGCCGGAGGCGGCGATCGCGGCGTTCGGACTCGGCGCCGCGTGCGGGCCGGTGTGGCCGGATCTGCAGGCCGCGTCGGCGGACTACGGCTGGGTGGAGTGGCTGACGAAGAAGCCCGGCGGGGTACCGCTGCCGCTGCTGGTGCTCGCGGCGATCGCGCTGCCGCTGGCGATGTTCGCCGGGATGCGCGGCACCCCCGCGCCCCCGCCGCGCGGTCCCGGTCCCGGGCCCGGCCCGGTGGGCGCCCCGGTGGGCGGCGGCGGACCGTGGGCGCCGAACGCCTATGCCGAATCGGCCCCGCAGCCGTATCTGCCGCAACAGCCGAGCGGCTACGGCCAACCGCACGTGCCGCAGGGCGGGTACGGCTCACCGCACGTGCCGCAGCCGCAGGGCGGGTACGGCCAACCGGCCGGGCCGGCACCGCAGTCGGGCGTCGACGCGAATCTCCCGCCGCGGCCCGGAGACGACACCCTGCACCACCCGCAGTCGCCGGGTCTGCCGAACCTGGGCCCGGGCCCGGTCCGCCGCGATCTGAACCGAACCGACGCGCCGGAAGCCTGA
- a CDS encoding phospho-sugar mutase, translated as MLSDVIEIARAWLAEDPDPDTRAELEALLDSDDREALADRFAGLLQFGTAGLRGELGAGPNRMNRAVVIRAAAGLAEYLKSVYVTDTAAPAATRNAVVIGFDARHKSDVFARDTAAVMEAAGLHALVLPRPLPTPVLAYAIRHLGCVAGVMVTASHNPPRDNGYKVYLGDGSQIVPPADAEIAARIAAVRSLADVPLAEDGWETLSEAVIDSYLDRAVSVVEAAGPRDVRIVHTAMHGVGTTVMLGAFDRAGFADVRPVPEQADPDPDFPTVAFPNPEEPGAMDLAFRTALAEDADLVIANDPDADRCAVAVPDPAAAGGWRMLRGDEVGALLGAEVARRGTDGVLATTIVSSSLLGAIARDNGIAYTETLTGFKWLARVPNLAFAYEEALGYCVDPAGVCDKDGVTAALMLAELAAGAKRDGRTLPALLDGIATRYGLYATDQYSVRVDRLDLIADAMRRLRTEPPHTLGGLAVAGVDDLLNPPAADLPATDGLRYTLAGDGADLLAGRVVVRPSGTEPKLKAYLEVVVDPKRIATIGVAAARAAADAALAALKRDLATTLGI; from the coding sequence GTGTTGAGCGACGTCATCGAGATCGCGCGCGCCTGGCTGGCCGAGGACCCGGACCCGGACACCCGGGCCGAGCTCGAAGCGTTGCTCGATTCGGACGACCGGGAGGCGCTCGCCGACCGCTTCGCCGGCCTGCTCCAGTTCGGCACCGCCGGGCTGCGCGGCGAATTGGGCGCCGGGCCCAACCGGATGAACCGCGCCGTGGTCATCCGCGCGGCGGCCGGTCTGGCCGAATACCTCAAGAGCGTGTACGTCACCGACACCGCCGCGCCCGCCGCGACCCGCAACGCGGTGGTGATCGGGTTCGACGCGCGGCACAAGTCCGACGTGTTCGCCCGGGACACCGCCGCCGTCATGGAGGCCGCCGGGCTGCACGCGCTGGTGCTGCCCCGGCCGCTGCCCACCCCGGTGCTCGCCTACGCGATCCGGCACCTGGGCTGCGTCGCCGGCGTGATGGTCACCGCCAGCCACAACCCGCCGCGCGACAACGGCTACAAGGTCTACCTCGGCGACGGGTCGCAGATCGTGCCGCCCGCCGACGCGGAGATCGCCGCGCGCATCGCCGCGGTGCGCTCACTGGCCGACGTACCGCTCGCCGAGGACGGGTGGGAGACGCTGAGCGAGGCGGTGATCGACTCCTACCTCGACCGCGCGGTGTCCGTGGTCGAGGCGGCCGGGCCGCGCGACGTGCGGATCGTGCACACCGCGATGCACGGCGTGGGCACCACCGTGATGCTCGGCGCGTTCGACCGCGCGGGCTTCGCCGACGTCCGTCCGGTGCCCGAACAGGCGGACCCGGACCCGGACTTCCCGACCGTGGCGTTCCCCAACCCGGAGGAGCCCGGGGCGATGGACCTGGCGTTTCGCACCGCGCTCGCCGAGGACGCCGACCTGGTGATCGCCAACGACCCGGACGCCGACCGGTGCGCGGTGGCGGTTCCGGACCCGGCCGCGGCGGGCGGCTGGCGGATGTTGCGCGGCGACGAGGTCGGCGCGCTGCTCGGCGCCGAGGTGGCCCGCCGGGGCACCGACGGCGTGTTGGCCACGACCATCGTGTCCTCGTCGCTGCTCGGCGCGATCGCCCGGGACAACGGCATCGCGTACACCGAGACGCTGACCGGCTTCAAGTGGCTGGCACGGGTGCCGAACCTGGCGTTCGCGTACGAGGAGGCGCTGGGCTACTGCGTCGACCCGGCCGGCGTGTGCGACAAGGACGGCGTCACCGCCGCGCTGATGCTGGCCGAACTCGCGGCGGGCGCCAAGCGGGACGGCCGCACGCTGCCCGCGCTGCTGGACGGGATCGCCACCCGCTACGGCCTGTACGCGACCGACCAGTATTCGGTGCGGGTGGACCGCCTCGACCTGATCGCCGACGCGATGCGCCGCCTGCGTACCGAGCCGCCGCACACGCTCGGCGGCCTCGCCGTGGCCGGCGTCGACGACCTGCTGAACCCGCCGGCCGCCGACCTGCCGGCGACCGACGGCCTGCGCTACACACTGGCCGGGGACGGCGCGGACCTGCTGGCGGGTCGGGTGGTGGTCCGCCCGTCCGGGACCGAACCCAAACTCAAGGCGTATCTCGAGGTCGTGGTCGACCCGAAGCGGATCGCCACGATCGGCGTGGCGGCCGCCCGCGCGGCGGCGGACGCGGCGTTGGCGGCCCTGAAGCGCGACCTGGCCACGACGCTGGGCATCTGA
- a CDS encoding NAD(P)H-quinone dehydrogenase: MTPVTRIVIVGGGPGGYEAALVAAQLGAEVTVVEREGVGGAAVLTDCVPSKTLIATAEVMTNFADSHHELGIYVDDGTPGTLDRPIVGVDLGVVNRRVLQLAKAQSNDIAQGVTRAGVRVLRGTARLDGPRRVVADLADGGERTLEADAILIATGAHPREIPGAEPDGERILNWKQMYGLSELPRELIVVGSGVTGAEFAGAYQALGSKVTLVSSRDRVLPGEDPDAAEVLEGVFRRRGMRVMSRSRAESVKRDGDSVIVTLTDGQIVEGSHCLVAVGAIPNTAGIGLEEAGVFLKDTGHVRVDRVSRTTANGVYSAGDCTGVFALASVAAMQGRIAMYHMLGDAVAPLNLKAVSSNVFTDPEIATVGYTQAAIDAGEMDARGVKLPLSRNPRAKMQGIHDGFVKLFCRPGTGIVVGGVIVAPRASELIHTVALAVDLHLTVDQIASAFTVYPSLSGSIAEAARQLHRRERS; the protein is encoded by the coding sequence ATGACACCCGTGACTCGGATTGTGATCGTAGGCGGAGGACCCGGCGGATACGAAGCGGCTTTGGTCGCGGCACAGCTCGGAGCCGAGGTGACGGTGGTAGAGCGGGAAGGCGTGGGTGGTGCGGCGGTACTGACGGACTGTGTCCCGTCCAAGACGCTGATCGCCACGGCCGAGGTCATGACGAACTTCGCCGACTCGCATCACGAGCTCGGCATCTACGTCGACGACGGCACCCCCGGCACGCTGGACCGCCCGATCGTGGGCGTGGACCTGGGCGTGGTCAACCGGCGTGTGCTGCAGCTGGCCAAGGCGCAGTCGAACGACATCGCGCAGGGCGTCACGCGCGCCGGCGTACGGGTGCTGCGCGGCACTGCCCGCCTCGACGGGCCGCGCCGCGTGGTGGCCGACCTGGCCGACGGCGGCGAGCGCACGCTGGAGGCGGACGCGATCCTGATCGCCACCGGCGCCCACCCGCGCGAGATCCCGGGCGCCGAGCCGGACGGCGAGCGGATCCTGAACTGGAAGCAGATGTACGGCCTGTCGGAGCTGCCGCGCGAGCTGATCGTGGTCGGCTCCGGCGTCACCGGCGCCGAGTTCGCCGGCGCGTACCAGGCCCTGGGCTCCAAGGTGACCCTCGTCTCCAGCCGCGACCGGGTGCTCCCGGGCGAGGACCCGGACGCGGCCGAGGTGCTGGAGGGCGTGTTCCGCCGGCGCGGTATGCGGGTGATGTCCCGCTCGCGCGCGGAGAGCGTCAAGCGCGACGGCGACAGCGTAATCGTCACCCTGACCGACGGGCAGATCGTCGAGGGCAGCCACTGCCTGGTCGCGGTCGGCGCGATCCCGAACACCGCGGGCATCGGTCTGGAGGAGGCCGGCGTCTTCCTCAAGGACACCGGACACGTGCGCGTCGACCGGGTCTCGCGGACCACGGCCAACGGGGTCTACTCGGCGGGCGACTGCACCGGTGTGTTCGCGCTCGCCTCGGTGGCCGCGATGCAGGGTCGGATCGCGATGTACCACATGCTGGGCGACGCGGTGGCACCGCTGAACCTCAAGGCCGTGTCCTCGAACGTGTTCACCGACCCCGAGATCGCCACGGTCGGATACACCCAGGCCGCGATCGACGCGGGCGAGATGGACGCGCGCGGAGTGAAGCTGCCGCTGTCGCGCAACCCGCGCGCGAAGATGCAGGGCATCCACGACGGTTTCGTGAAGCTGTTCTGCCGCCCCGGCACCGGGATCGTGGTCGGCGGCGTGATCGTGGCGCCGCGCGCGAGCGAGTTGATCCACACCGTCGCGCTCGCGGTGGACCTGCACCTGACCGTCGACCAGATCGCCAGCGCATTCACGGTCTACCCGTCGCTTTCGGGGTCGATCGCCGAGGCCGCCCGGCAATTGCACCGGCGCGAGCGCTCCTGA
- a CDS encoding gamma-glutamylcyclotransferase: MPLYAAYASNLDARQMARRAPHSPLRHTGWLPGWRLTFGGEQLGWDGSLATVVEDELSQVFVALYDLAEMDEPDLDRWEGMPLGLYRKVRVRVESLFGEQLAWLYVLNDYEGGLPSARYLGMVAESAESAGAPDDYVKELRNRPCS, translated from the coding sequence ATGCCCCTCTACGCCGCGTACGCAAGCAACCTCGACGCGCGGCAGATGGCCCGGCGTGCCCCGCACTCACCTCTGCGCCACACCGGTTGGCTGCCCGGCTGGCGGCTGACCTTCGGCGGCGAGCAGTTGGGGTGGGACGGATCGCTGGCCACGGTCGTCGAGGACGAGTTGTCCCAGGTGTTCGTCGCGCTCTACGACCTGGCCGAGATGGACGAGCCCGACCTCGACCGCTGGGAGGGCATGCCGCTCGGCCTGTACCGCAAGGTCCGGGTCCGGGTGGAGTCGCTGTTCGGCGAACAACTCGCCTGGCTGTACGTACTCAACGACTACGAGGGCGGCCTGCCCTCGGCACGCTACCTCGGCATGGTCGCCGAGTCCGCGGAGTCGGCCGGCGCCCCCGACGACTACGTCAAGGAACTCCGCAACCGCCCCTGCTCCTAG